One genomic segment of Profundibacter amoris includes these proteins:
- a CDS encoding DUF2484 family protein: protein MTASLTLAALWVILAAIVALLPMRRQFAPGIVLLAAAPFLLVYLGYQHGGWIVLAASVAILSMFRRPLFYMGKRLIRRVRGAE, encoded by the coding sequence ATGACCGCCTCGCTGACTCTCGCCGCCCTTTGGGTGATCCTGGCCGCGATCGTTGCCCTGCTGCCCATGCGCCGCCAGTTCGCGCCGGGCATTGTGCTGCTTGCCGCCGCGCCGTTTTTGCTGGTCTATCTGGGTTATCAGCATGGCGGATGGATTGTGCTGGCGGCCAGCGTAGCCATCCTGTCCATGTTCCGCCGCCCGCTGTTCTACATGGGTAAACGCCTGATCCGGCGGGTCAGGGGGGCGGAATGA
- a CDS encoding DUF2484 family protein, protein MTLSFVLACLWVIAANVLAMIPSKDNYWRRAYFLIAIGVPLLGYLTYQNGPVWGMIFLIAGASILRWPLVYLGRWVRRMVKGQGAE, encoded by the coding sequence ATGACGCTGTCCTTTGTGCTGGCCTGCCTGTGGGTGATCGCCGCCAATGTGCTGGCGATGATCCCCAGCAAGGACAACTACTGGCGCCGCGCCTATTTCCTGATCGCCATCGGCGTGCCCCTGCTGGGCTATCTGACCTATCAGAACGGCCCGGTGTGGGGGATGATCTTCCTGATCGCGGGGGCGTCAATATTGCGCTGGCCGCTGGTGTATCTGGGGCGGTGGGTAAGGCGGATGGTCAAGGGGCAGGGGGCGGAATAA
- the murB gene encoding UDP-N-acetylmuramate dehydrogenase encodes MAYSYPPVRGTLTENRPLNDLTWLRVGGPADALFQPADVNDLAGFLRALAPKIAVFPMGVGSNLIVRDGGIRAVVVRMGRGFNRIEIDGTRVTAGVAALDAHVARKAAEQGLDLTFLRTIPGAIGGAVRMNAGCYGSYVADVFVSAKAVTRGGEVVTLTADDLAFRYRQTDLPEGWVLLEATFEAPRGDADTLAARMDEQIAKRDATQPTKERSAGSTFRNPAGFSSTGQADDSHDLKAWKVIDDAGLRGFSIGGAQMSEKHPNFMINTGGATAGDLEKLGEEVRKRVFKSSGLTLEWEIMRIGEPAAEK; translated from the coding sequence ATGGCTTATTCATATCCCCCCGTGCGCGGCACCCTGACCGAAAACCGTCCCCTGAATGATCTGACGTGGCTGCGGGTCGGCGGGCCGGCGGATGCGTTGTTTCAGCCTGCCGATGTGAATGATCTGGCCGGTTTTCTGCGGGCTTTGGCCCCCAAGATTGCCGTGTTCCCGATGGGGGTTGGCAGCAACCTGATTGTGCGCGATGGCGGTATTCGGGCGGTGGTGGTCCGCATGGGGCGCGGGTTCAACCGGATTGAAATCGACGGCACCCGCGTGACCGCCGGCGTGGCCGCGCTGGATGCGCATGTGGCGCGCAAGGCGGCGGAACAGGGGCTGGACCTGACCTTTCTGCGCACCATTCCCGGCGCGATTGGCGGGGCGGTGCGGATGAATGCGGGCTGTTACGGCTCTTATGTGGCGGATGTGTTTGTCAGCGCCAAGGCGGTGACGCGGGGCGGAGAGGTGGTGACGCTGACGGCGGATGATCTGGCTTTCCGCTACCGGCAAACCGATCTGCCCGAGGGCTGGGTTCTGCTCGAGGCCACCTTTGAAGCGCCGCGTGGCGATGCCGATACGCTGGCCGCCCGCATGGACGAGCAGATCGCCAAACGCGACGCCACCCAGCCGACCAAAGAGCGCAGCGCGGGATCGACGTTCCGCAATCCGGCGGGGTTCAGTTCCACGGGTCAGGCGGATGACAGTCACGATTTGAAGGCGTGGAAGGTGATTGATGACGCGGGTTTGCGCGGATTTTCCATCGGCGGGGCGCAAATGAGCGAAAAACACCCCAACTTTATGATCAACACCGGCGGGGCAACGGCGGGTGATCTGGAAAAACTGGGCGAAGAGGTGCGAAAAAGGGTTTTCAAATCAAGTGGTTTAACGCTAGAATGGGAAATTATGCGGATCGGTGAACCGGCCGCGGAAAAATAA
- a CDS encoding D-alanine--D-alanine ligase, translating to MSSRTTPKVAVLLGGPSREREVSLSSGRECVTALRETGYEVIGVDAGPDLAARLCEISPDVAFNALHGRWGEDGCVQGLLEWLQIPYTHSGVLASALAMDKARAKAAYQSVGLPVVDSVIATTAEVQARHVMVPPYVVKPNNEGSSVGIYLVNEDANSPPKLSENMPDTVMVEAFAAGRELTVTVMGDRALAVTDILTDGWYDYDAKYVEGGSKHILPADLPQEITDACLDYALRAHNVLGCRGVSRTDFRWDEVRGLDGLILLETNTQPGMTPTSLAPEQAALCGYSFPELCRWMVEDASCNR from the coding sequence ATGTCGAGCAGGACAACCCCGAAAGTGGCGGTACTATTGGGCGGACCTTCGCGTGAACGCGAGGTGTCTTTGTCATCCGGGCGCGAATGCGTCACCGCACTGCGGGAAACAGGTTATGAAGTGATCGGGGTGGACGCGGGTCCGGACCTTGCCGCACGCCTGTGCGAAATTTCCCCCGATGTTGCCTTTAACGCGCTGCATGGCCGCTGGGGCGAAGACGGCTGCGTGCAGGGGCTGCTTGAGTGGCTGCAAATTCCATATACCCATTCCGGCGTGCTGGCCTCGGCTTTGGCAATGGACAAGGCGCGGGCGAAAGCGGCCTATCAATCCGTTGGCCTGCCGGTGGTGGACAGCGTGATTGCAACCACCGCAGAGGTGCAGGCGCGGCATGTAATGGTGCCGCCCTATGTGGTCAAACCGAACAATGAAGGGTCCAGCGTTGGTATTTATCTGGTGAACGAAGATGCCAACTCGCCACCCAAACTGTCGGAAAACATGCCCGATACCGTGATGGTCGAGGCCTTTGCCGCCGGTCGCGAACTGACCGTTACCGTGATGGGTGACCGCGCGCTGGCCGTGACGGATATCCTGACCGACGGCTGGTATGATTATGACGCGAAATATGTCGAGGGGGGATCGAAACATATCCTGCCTGCCGACCTGCCGCAGGAGATCACCGATGCCTGTCTGGACTACGCCCTGCGCGCCCATAATGTGCTGGGCTGTCGTGGCGTGTCGCGCACCGATTTCCGCTGGGACGAGGTGCGCGGACTGGACGGGCTGATCCTGCTGGAAACCAATACACAGCCGGGGATGACCCCGACGTCGCTTGCGCCGGAACAGGCCGCGCTTTGTGGATATTCTTTCCCTGAATTGTGCCGCTGGATGGTCGAGGACGCCTCATGCAACCGTTAA
- a CDS encoding cell division protein FtsQ/DivIB — protein MQPLKKTHNARRDPAPSRAAYKAQRLMLTPGFRRFLRVGLPVIAIAGAVGIFLSDADRRDALELKVSEMRRAIEERPEFMVNLVAIDGAGDAVAADIREIIPVEFPITAFDLDLEDLRANIAQMDAVDSVDVQVRSGILQINVTERVPVLVWRTYEGTILLDATGHRVAPIASREERSDLPLVAGDGADVAVEQALEIITASGPLLARVRGIERIGERRWDLVLDRNQRILLPEDNPIAALERVIALNKAQDMLARDLTVIDMRNGQRPTIRIADNAIEALRQIRAEN, from the coding sequence ATGCAACCGTTAAAGAAAACACATAATGCCCGCCGTGATCCGGCCCCCAGTCGCGCCGCCTATAAGGCGCAGCGCCTGATGCTGACCCCTGGTTTTCGGCGTTTTTTGCGGGTCGGGTTGCCGGTGATTGCGATTGCGGGGGCTGTCGGGATATTCCTGTCGGATGCCGACCGCCGTGATGCGCTGGAACTGAAGGTCTCGGAAATGCGCCGCGCGATCGAGGAGCGGCCGGAGTTCATGGTGAACCTGGTGGCGATTGATGGCGCGGGTGATGCCGTGGCCGCCGATATTCGCGAAATCATTCCGGTTGAATTTCCGATCACAGCCTTTGATCTGGATCTGGAAGACCTGCGGGCCAACATCGCGCAAATGGACGCGGTGGACAGTGTCGATGTGCAGGTGCGCAGCGGTATTTTGCAGATCAATGTGACCGAACGGGTGCCCGTATTGGTCTGGCGCACCTATGAGGGCACAATTCTTCTGGATGCAACCGGACACCGTGTGGCCCCGATCGCCTCGCGGGAAGAACGGTCTGATCTACCGCTTGTCGCGGGGGATGGTGCAGACGTTGCGGTTGAACAAGCCCTTGAAATTATTACTGCATCCGGTCCCTTGTTGGCGCGTGTGCGCGGGATTGAACGCATTGGCGAGCGCCGCTGGGATCTGGTGCTGGACCGTAACCAGCGGATTCTGCTGCCCGAGGACAACCCGATTGCCGCGCTGGAGCGTGTGATCGCCCTGAACAAGGCGCAGGACATGCTGGCGCGGGATTTGACAGTGATTGATATGAGGAATGGGCAACGCCCGACGATCAGGATTGCCGACAACGCCATCGAAGCGTTGCGGCAGATCCGGGCGGAAAATTGA
- the ftsA gene encoding cell division protein FtsA has product MSNQYEAQRAMRNMRKAAMQRGVIAVLDVGTSKIACLVLRFDGTDKFTGVDEMGSKAGQSGFRVIGAATTRSRGVRFGEVSAMQETERAVRTVIQAAQKMADLRVDHVIACFSGARPRSYGLAGSIDLQENVVTENDVSHVLAMCDVPDYGDNREVLHSQPVNFALDHRSGLIDPRGQIGNRLATDMHMLTVDATVVANLLHCIKRCDLEIAGLASSAYVAGISALVEDEQELGAACIDMGGGATGLSIFMKKHMIYSDSVRLGGDHVTADISQGLQVPMATAERIKTFYGGVVATGMDDRDMIEVGGDTGDWEHDRRTVSRAELIGIMRPRVEEILEEVRARLDAAGFEHLPSQQIVLTGGGSQIPGLDGLATKILGQQVRLGRPMRVQGLPQAATGPAFAASVGLCLFAAHPQDEWWDFDIPAEKYPARSFRRAVKWFKDNW; this is encoded by the coding sequence ATGAGCAACCAATACGAGGCCCAACGCGCGATGCGCAACATGCGCAAGGCCGCGATGCAGCGCGGGGTGATCGCGGTGCTGGATGTGGGCACTTCGAAAATCGCCTGTCTGGTGCTGCGGTTTGACGGTACCGACAAATTTACCGGCGTGGACGAAATGGGATCAAAGGCAGGGCAGTCCGGTTTTCGGGTGATCGGTGCAGCCACGACCCGTTCGCGCGGGGTGCGTTTTGGCGAAGTCTCTGCGATGCAGGAAACCGAACGGGCCGTCCGCACGGTCATTCAGGCGGCGCAAAAGATGGCGGATTTGCGGGTGGATCATGTGATCGCCTGTTTCTCGGGCGCGCGCCCGCGTTCATACGGGTTGGCCGGATCTATTGATTTGCAGGAAAATGTGGTCACTGAAAACGATGTATCGCATGTGCTGGCGATGTGTGATGTGCCCGATTACGGCGATAACCGCGAGGTGCTGCATTCCCAGCCGGTAAACTTCGCGTTGGATCATCGTAGCGGGTTGATTGATCCGCGCGGGCAGATCGGCAACCGGCTGGCGACAGATATGCACATGCTGACGGTGGATGCCACGGTTGTGGCCAACCTGCTGCATTGCATCAAACGCTGTGATCTGGAAATCGCGGGGCTGGCCTCGTCTGCTTATGTGGCCGGCATTTCCGCACTGGTCGAGGATGAACAGGAACTGGGCGCGGCCTGTATTGATATGGGCGGGGGTGCGACGGGCCTTTCGATCTTTATGAAAAAGCACATGATCTATTCGGATTCCGTGCGTCTGGGCGGCGACCATGTAACGGCGGATATTTCGCAAGGGTTGCAGGTGCCGATGGCCACGGCTGAACGGATCAAAACCTTTTACGGCGGCGTTGTCGCCACCGGCATGGATGACCGCGACATGATCGAGGTCGGCGGTGATACCGGCGATTGGGAACATGACCGGCGCACCGTTTCACGGGCCGAGCTGATCGGCATCATGCGCCCACGGGTCGAGGAAATTCTGGAAGAGGTACGCGCCCGTCTGGACGCGGCCGGATTTGAGCATCTGCCCAGCCAGCAAATCGTGCTGACAGGTGGCGGCAGCCAGATTCCGGGCCTTGACGGGTTGGCCACCAAAATTCTGGGCCAGCAGGTGCGCCTTGGGCGCCCAATGCGGGTTCAGGGGTTGCCGCAGGCGGCGACCGGACCGGCCTTTGCGGCCTCGGTCGGGCTGTGTTTGTTTGCGGCGCACCCGCAGGACGAATGGTGGGATTTCGATATTCCCGCAGAAAAATACCCCGCGCGGTCCTTCCGGCGGGCGGTAAAATGGTTCAAGGACAACTGGTAA
- the ftsZ gene encoding cell division protein FtsZ, with protein sequence MALNFVEDQQQQDLKPRITVFGVGGAGGNAVNNMIEKELDGVEFVVANTDAQALQQSNAAAKIQMGVKVTEGLGAGARPSVGAAAAEETIESIVDHLAGAHMCFITAGMGGGTGTGAAPIIAQAARELGVLTVGVVTKPFQFEGGKRMKQAEDGVEALQKVVDTLIIIPNQNLFRLANEKTTFTEAFSMADDVLYQGVKGVTDLMVRPGLINLDFADVRAVMDEMGKAMMGTGEGEGEDRAVQAAEKAIANPLLDEISLRGAKGVLINITGGYDLTLFELDEAANRIREEVDAEANIIVGSTLDTSMEGMMRVSVVATGIDAVDVNSDMPLPRRSLAEPLKQPEAATEASEAPAAAVAATAVASEASEPSFFDTAQTTAAEETDNFFNEFNDTSDDLPPPAYQPETEAAPAQAESIEAIEEDVAQFVAPQAPTPGTPSPEAMARLQAAVHNVPGREVREEAPQPATDKPRFGINSLINRMTGHSESGHETPAQQVRQQPPVQSPAVEAEADPEQERVEIPAFLRRQAN encoded by the coding sequence ATGGCATTGAATTTTGTAGAAGACCAACAGCAGCAGGATCTGAAACCACGCATTACAGTTTTTGGCGTAGGCGGGGCGGGCGGCAACGCTGTCAACAACATGATCGAAAAAGAACTCGACGGGGTCGAGTTTGTGGTGGCCAACACCGATGCGCAGGCGCTTCAGCAAAGTAACGCGGCCGCGAAAATCCAGATGGGTGTGAAAGTCACTGAAGGTCTGGGTGCCGGCGCGCGCCCCTCGGTCGGGGCCGCTGCTGCCGAAGAAACCATTGAATCCATCGTTGATCATCTGGCGGGCGCACATATGTGTTTCATCACCGCCGGCATGGGCGGCGGCACCGGCACAGGTGCTGCGCCGATCATCGCACAGGCCGCCCGTGAACTGGGTGTTCTGACCGTTGGCGTTGTCACCAAACCCTTCCAGTTCGAAGGCGGCAAGCGCATGAAGCAGGCCGAAGACGGTGTCGAGGCGCTGCAAAAGGTTGTTGATACGCTGATCATCATCCCCAACCAGAACCTGTTCCGTCTGGCGAATGAGAAAACCACATTTACCGAAGCCTTCTCGATGGCTGATGACGTTTTGTATCAGGGTGTCAAAGGTGTGACCGACCTGATGGTTCGTCCCGGACTGATCAATCTGGATTTTGCCGATGTTCGCGCCGTAATGGACGAAATGGGCAAGGCGATGATGGGTACAGGCGAAGGCGAAGGCGAAGATCGCGCCGTTCAGGCCGCTGAAAAAGCCATTGCCAACCCGCTGCTGGACGAAATCAGCCTGCGCGGCGCAAAAGGCGTGCTGATCAACATCACCGGTGGTTACGACCTGACCCTGTTCGAACTGGACGAAGCCGCCAACCGTATCCGCGAGGAAGTGGATGCCGAAGCAAACATCATCGTTGGCTCGACACTGGATACAAGCATGGAAGGCATGATGCGCGTTTCCGTGGTTGCCACCGGCATCGATGCTGTGGACGTGAATTCGGACATGCCGCTGCCGCGTCGCAGCCTGGCCGAGCCGCTGAAACAGCCCGAGGCGGCAACCGAGGCAAGTGAAGCCCCCGCCGCTGCTGTTGCGGCAACCGCCGTTGCCAGCGAAGCGAGCGAGCCATCCTTCTTTGACACGGCGCAAACAACAGCCGCAGAAGAAACCGACAACTTCTTTAACGAATTCAATGACACCTCTGACGATCTGCCCCCTCCGGCCTACCAGCCTGAAACCGAGGCAGCGCCGGCACAGGCCGAAAGCATCGAAGCAATTGAAGAAGACGTGGCCCAGTTCGTAGCGCCGCAGGCGCCGACCCCTGGAACACCATCGCCCGAGGCGATGGCGCGTTTGCAGGCCGCAGTTCATAACGTGCCCGGACGCGAAGTTCGGGAAGAGGCACCTCAGCCCGCCACTGACAAGCCGCGTTTCGGGATCAATTCGTTGATCAACCGGATGACTGGCCACAGTGAGTCAGGCCATGAAACGCCGGCCCAGCAGGTGCGCCAGCAGCCGCCGGTCCAAAGCCCCGCTGTAGAAGCCGAGGCGGATCCAGAGCAGGAGCGGGTTGAGATTCCGGCCTTCCTGCGGCGTCAGGCCAACTAA
- the lpxC gene encoding UDP-3-O-acyl-N-acetylglucosamine deacetylase — translation MQTTIKSTVSFTGVGLHTGKPVRMTLHPASAHYGIWFRRTDLDGDSLIPARYDAVSDTQLCTKISNGAGASVSTIEHIMAALSGCGVQNALIEINGPEVPVLDGSSAEFVEALVATGLRRLDAPVRAIEVLQTVEVSEGLATARLEPSDTLHIDFHIDFAEQSELIGRQNKTLNMANGAFVRELSDSRTFCLQKDVDMMRANGLALGGTVENAVVVDGDTVLSPGGLRHKDEAVRHKMLDALGDLALAGAPLLGRYTGIRAGHAMTNKLLRKLFATPGAYRMVECDETLAARLPGVGVHRADLPASV, via the coding sequence ATGCAAACAACGATCAAATCGACAGTCAGCTTTACCGGCGTTGGCCTGCACACTGGCAAACCCGTGCGCATGACACTGCATCCGGCTTCGGCGCATTACGGTATCTGGTTCCGTCGCACCGATCTGGATGGCGACAGTTTGATCCCCGCGCGTTACGATGCTGTCAGCGATACACAGCTTTGCACAAAGATTTCCAACGGGGCTGGGGCCTCGGTTTCGACCATCGAACATATTATGGCGGCCCTTTCGGGATGTGGCGTTCAAAACGCGCTGATCGAAATAAATGGCCCCGAAGTGCCGGTTCTGGATGGCTCATCCGCTGAATTCGTCGAAGCATTGGTTGCAACAGGTCTGCGCCGTCTGGATGCACCCGTCCGCGCGATCGAGGTTTTGCAAACGGTGGAAGTTTCCGAAGGATTGGCCACGGCCCGCCTGGAGCCGTCAGATACGCTGCATATTGATTTCCATATTGATTTTGCCGAACAGTCCGAACTGATCGGGCGCCAGAACAAAACCCTGAACATGGCCAATGGCGCCTTTGTGCGTGAATTGTCCGACAGCCGCACATTCTGTCTGCAAAAAGACGTGGATATGATGCGCGCCAACGGTCTGGCCCTTGGTGGCACTGTTGAAAACGCGGTTGTTGTGGATGGAGATACGGTGCTTTCGCCCGGTGGCCTGCGCCACAAGGACGAGGCCGTGCGCCATAAAATGCTGGACGCATTGGGCGATCTGGCGCTGGCCGGTGCGCCGCTTTTGGGCCGATATACCGGTATTCGTGCGGGCCATGCGATGACCAATAAATTGTTGCGCAAACTGTTCGCCACGCCGGGCGCTTATCGCA